The Sphaerospermopsis torques-reginae ITEP-024 genome has a window encoding:
- the kdpA gene encoding potassium-transporting ATPase subunit KdpA, whose translation MIQGLLQIALTLIIVIATTPLLGKYIACVFLGQRTLLDKVLNPIDRIIYKLIGVNIEDEMTGWQYAKAILSSNLVMAILVFCIFMIQGFLPLNPTGLKTPSWDLALHTTISFLTNTDQQHYSGETTFSYASQTFAIGFLMFTSAATGLAVGIAFIRGLTGRKLGNFYIDLTKSITRILLPMSVVGGLLLIMSGVPETLAGVATATTLEGATQAIARGPVAHFEIIKQIGENGGGFFGVNSAHPFENPNGFSNLLETWAMISIPSALIYTYGVFANNIKQAWLVYSMVFIIFVFLVGITAIGEYQGNPLVNSLLGSQQPNLEGKEVRFGWAQTAIWAVMTTATMCGAVNGMLDSFMPTGGFSTLSNLFLQIIWGGQGTGTAYLFIYLILAVFLTGLMVGRTPEFLGRKIEKQEIVLSSVVLLVHPFAVLIPWAIVFAFPDQLSGINNPGFHGVSQVVYEYASAAANNGSGFEGLADNTLWWNLSTSVSILVGRYIPIIALLLLADGISRKQPVPITAGTLRTDTALFTGVTGGVILILGALTFFPVLVLGPIAEWFLLAK comes from the coding sequence ATGATACAAGGTTTATTACAAATAGCATTGACATTAATAATTGTTATTGCCACCACGCCCTTACTAGGAAAATATATTGCTTGTGTTTTTCTAGGACAAAGAACATTATTAGACAAGGTATTAAATCCCATAGACAGAATAATTTACAAATTAATTGGAGTCAATATTGAAGATGAAATGACGGGTTGGCAATATGCAAAAGCCATACTTTCTAGCAATCTGGTCATGGCAATTTTGGTATTTTGTATATTCATGATTCAAGGATTTTTACCACTTAATCCTACAGGACTAAAAACACCGAGTTGGGATTTAGCATTACACACTACTATTTCGTTTTTAACTAATACAGATCAACAACATTACTCTGGAGAAACAACCTTTAGTTATGCCAGTCAAACCTTTGCTATTGGTTTTTTAATGTTCACCTCAGCCGCTACAGGTTTAGCTGTAGGAATTGCCTTTATTCGCGGTTTAACTGGTAGAAAATTAGGTAATTTTTATATTGATTTAACCAAATCAATTACCCGAATTTTATTACCTATGTCTGTGGTGGGGGGATTATTATTAATTATGTCTGGTGTACCGGAAACTCTAGCAGGAGTAGCAACAGCAACAACATTAGAAGGAGCAACACAAGCTATAGCTCGCGGACCAGTTGCCCATTTTGAAATTATCAAACAAATTGGCGAAAATGGCGGTGGTTTTTTTGGTGTTAACTCAGCCCACCCATTTGAAAATCCCAATGGTTTTTCTAACTTATTAGAAACTTGGGCAATGATTTCTATTCCCTCAGCTTTGATTTACACCTATGGGGTATTTGCTAATAATATCAAACAAGCATGGTTAGTATATTCGATGGTATTTATTATCTTTGTTTTCCTAGTAGGAATAACAGCTATTGGTGAATATCAAGGAAATCCTCTTGTTAATTCCCTCTTAGGTTCACAACAACCTAATTTAGAAGGAAAAGAAGTAAGATTTGGTTGGGCGCAAACAGCAATTTGGGCAGTGATGACAACAGCAACAATGTGTGGCGCAGTTAACGGAATGCTAGATTCATTTATGCCTACGGGGGGATTTTCCACCCTTTCTAATCTGTTTTTACAAATTATTTGGGGAGGACAGGGAACAGGTACAGCCTACTTATTTATCTACTTAATTTTAGCAGTATTCCTAACAGGATTAATGGTAGGAAGAACACCAGAATTTTTAGGGCGAAAAATTGAAAAACAAGAAATAGTTTTATCTAGTGTAGTTTTATTAGTTCATCCTTTCGCTGTTTTGATTCCTTGGGCAATAGTTTTTGCCTTTCCTGATCAGCTTTCAGGTATTAATAACCCAGGATTTCATGGCGTTTCTCAAGTAGTTTATGAATACGCTTCTGCTGCTGCAAATAATGGTTCTGGTTTTGAAGGTTTGGCAGATAATACTCTGTGGTGGAATCTTAGCACCAGTGTCAGTATTTTAGTCGGTCGTTATATTCCCATTATCGCATTATTGTTATTAGCAGATGGTATTTCTAGAAAACAACCAGTACCCATAACCGCAGGTACTTTGAGAACTGACACTGCTTTATTTACTGGAGTTACAGGGGGAGTAATTTTAATTCTAGGGGCGTTAACTTTCTTTCCGGTATTAGTTTTGGGTCCGATTGCTGAATGGTTTTTACTTGCTAAATAA